GGACTAGCGGTATTAATTTATCTAAAAAATTAATCATAATATTTCTCTAATTTAGTCAAAAAGTAAATTTTAGATTAGAAAATATACCATCTCCTAACATCCAATTATTCCAAGTTCCTGTATTATCATCAGTCTTAATAAAATTTGCCAATCCAATTTCAAATACATTATTAGAATTTATATACCTTAAAAGTAATCCATAAGATCCTGCAGAATCCTTGGTAATTGTATTTTGAACATCAGTAACCGCTTCACCAAATCCTAAAAAGGGTAAAAATTGAATTGCTTTTTTTTCTTTAGCCCAAGGAGTAAAAACTAATTCCACATCACTTAACCATCCACTATCTCCTCCAGTAACACTTTTAGGTAATCCCTTTAATCCTGAACTGCCGCCGACACCAAAACTCATTCCACTTATTAAGGGATTTAAAGCTATTTGAGCAGAAGAATTTAAATTTAATCCTAAATTATTACTTAATGTCCAAACAAGAGAATTACTTACTCCAAGTGCTCTTGATTCTCCAGGGTAAATACCATTTGCAGCAAAATCTGTTAATTGAAAGCTTTCACTTATTCCTGCGATCCCTTGCTGAAATGAAATATTTCCAGAGTTTAAAATAGATTCACCGATTAATGCATAATTTAAACTGGCTTTTAAATGACCTGTCCTAACGTAACCTTCTGGATTAGATCCTGCTGATAAAGGAGTTCTAACTCCGGTTAAAAAACTTTCTGAATTACTAATATTCAATCCAAAAGATGAGCTAAGATTTTTATTAGGCTTTTCTAATAAAGATTTATCTACTTGAAAAAGTAAAGTTAAAGAATCAAATCTCATCGTTTTTAAATCATCTTCAAATTCGACAAAATCGGACCTGCTATAAGAAAGTGAATTTGTTGAGCTAAAGCCATTTTTAAGAGGGAAAGTATATGTTCCTGAATAGGTT
This portion of the Prochlorococcus marinus XMU1410 genome encodes:
- a CDS encoding ShlB/FhaC/HecB family hemolysin secretion/activation protein gives rise to the protein MFLFLPEILIAVQPRPVDLPLKSPFEDKRKNNNESKDFKIDGIEKNKEEKIKIDTEETIEVKDLKWLPKIVGEDIPYSKNELREILKDCKEDDTSTTLNSCASRLTAVLIQDGYVNSRVYTIVDEEKGTLEVIMGKVVELTVKSDNPIIRERAFLKLKDLIGKTLHTPELEKKFAEVRNIKNVGQISGNLGRLGSDPTKAVLNLTVDYMPSKWQREFSLRNDGSSGTGQWRNMGTFVKTDILKKGDTFIGMVEINNDQDIEIGSQTYSGTYTFPLKNGFSSTNSLSYSRSDFVEFEDDLKTMRFDSLTLLFQVDKSLLEKPNKNLSSSFGLNISNSESFLTGVRTPLSAGSNPEGYVRTGHLKASLNYALIGESILNSGNISFQQGIAGISESFQLTDFAANGIYPGESRALGVSNSLVWTLSNNLGLNLNSSAQIALNPLISGMSFGVGGSSGLKGLPKSVTGGDSGWLSDVELVFTPWAKEKKAIQFLPFLGFGEAVTDVQNTITKDSAGSYGLLLRYINSNNVFEIGLANFIKTDDNTGTWNNWMLGDGIFSNLKFTF